A single window of Syntrophus aciditrophicus SB DNA harbors:
- the trxB gene encoding thioredoxin-disulfide reductase, whose product MEGNESLKLVYDIIVVGGGPAGLTAGLYAARGGLKALLLEGESSVSQITVTDLVENYPGFPEGINGYDLVERFRTQAGRFGLKILTEDIRAIDAGAAEHWIVSGRDSAYEALSVILATGANWRHLGVPGEAAFTGKGVSYCATCDGPFYRDREVVVVGGGDTAVQEALFLTRFARKVTIVHRRDRLRATPILQERAFAHERIDFAWDSVVEEIQGGEFVEGVRIRNLKNPEKSRIIPADGAFIFVGLTPNTGFVRGLVNCDENGYILADAEMKTSVKGIFACGDCISKLLRQVVTACGDAATAAFSAQLHVEALKGEDYGGRKA is encoded by the coding sequence ATGGAAGGAAATGAAAGTTTGAAATTGGTTTACGACATCATTGTGGTCGGCGGCGGTCCTGCGGGGCTGACCGCGGGACTTTATGCGGCGCGGGGCGGGTTGAAGGCTCTGTTGCTGGAAGGAGAGTCGAGCGTCAGTCAGATCACGGTGACGGATCTGGTGGAAAATTATCCCGGATTTCCGGAAGGAATCAACGGTTATGATCTGGTGGAGCGTTTCAGGACCCAGGCGGGCCGGTTTGGTCTGAAGATTCTGACTGAAGACATCCGGGCAATCGATGCCGGGGCGGCGGAACACTGGATCGTTTCGGGAAGGGACTCTGCCTATGAGGCGTTGTCCGTCATTCTCGCGACCGGGGCCAACTGGCGTCACCTGGGGGTGCCGGGAGAGGCGGCATTTACCGGGAAGGGCGTATCCTACTGTGCCACCTGTGACGGTCCCTTTTACCGGGATAGAGAGGTCGTCGTAGTGGGCGGCGGAGATACCGCGGTTCAGGAAGCCCTCTTTCTGACCCGATTCGCCCGGAAAGTCACTATCGTACACCGGCGCGACCGCTTGCGGGCGACCCCCATTCTGCAGGAGCGGGCCTTTGCCCATGAACGGATCGATTTTGCCTGGGATTCCGTAGTCGAGGAGATTCAGGGAGGGGAATTTGTGGAAGGCGTGAGGATCCGCAATCTGAAAAATCCCGAAAAATCAAGGATTATTCCAGCCGACGGGGCCTTCATCTTTGTGGGATTGACGCCCAATACCGGCTTCGTCCGGGGGCTGGTAAATTGTGATGAAAACGGCTACATCCTTGCCGATGCCGAAATGAAGACCTCGGTAAAGGGGATATTTGCCTGTGGGGATTGCATTTCCAAACTGCTGCGGCAGGTCGTTACCGCCTGCGGCGATGCCGCCACGGCGGCCTTTTCGGCTCAACTCCATGTGGAAGCCCTGAAGGGAGAGGATTACGGAGGAAGAAAGGCCTGA
- a CDS encoding sodium ion-translocating decarboxylase subunit beta, with amino-acid sequence MNFDILSLFQGIATLVGQDPTFAVARIVLMLLGISFVYLGYKGILEALIMIPMGLGMATVNASVLFFPDGKTGTIFLDPLITDPSALVNILQINWLQPIYTLSFTNGLIACLVFIGIGVLCDIGFVLARPFSSMFLALWGELGSVTVFPLAVAFGMTPQEAAATAIVGGADGPMVLFTSLMLSPHLFVPIGIVAYLYLSLCYGLYPYLIKALIPKKMQAIQMDLRGMPQITPLQKIMFSTITVTILCLLFPVAGPLFVSFFLGIVIREAGIKPYIEFVETTVLYCATFFLGLLLGVLCEAGTILNPVVLKILILGSTALMLSGVGGLIGGILLYYFSGKKYNPVIGIAGVSCVPTTAKVAQKVVFKANPRAMIMPLALGANVSGVITTAILAGIYCTLLK; translated from the coding sequence ATGAATTTTGATATATTATCGCTGTTTCAAGGTATTGCCACGCTGGTCGGGCAGGACCCGACATTTGCAGTTGCCCGCATCGTATTGATGCTTCTGGGAATATCCTTCGTTTATCTTGGCTACAAGGGAATTCTGGAAGCCCTCATCATGATCCCCATGGGCCTGGGGATGGCAACGGTCAATGCATCCGTTTTATTTTTTCCCGACGGCAAAACGGGAACCATTTTTCTTGATCCCCTGATTACAGATCCCTCGGCCCTGGTCAATATTTTACAGATCAACTGGCTCCAGCCCATCTACACATTGAGCTTCACCAACGGATTGATCGCCTGCCTCGTTTTCATCGGCATCGGTGTATTGTGCGACATCGGCTTTGTGCTGGCACGCCCCTTCAGCAGCATGTTCCTCGCGCTCTGGGGAGAGTTGGGTTCGGTTACCGTCTTCCCGCTGGCCGTGGCCTTCGGCATGACCCCCCAGGAAGCGGCGGCAACAGCCATCGTTGGCGGCGCCGACGGCCCCATGGTGCTGTTCACCTCCCTGATGCTGTCCCCGCACCTTTTCGTTCCCATCGGCATTGTGGCCTATCTTTATCTCAGCCTCTGCTACGGTTTGTATCCCTATCTGATCAAGGCTTTGATTCCCAAAAAAATGCAGGCCATTCAAATGGATCTCAGAGGCATGCCCCAGATTACACCTCTGCAAAAAATCATGTTTTCTACGATTACCGTCACCATCCTCTGCCTGCTGTTTCCTGTTGCCGGACCGCTCTTCGTGTCCTTTTTCCTTGGCATTGTAATCCGGGAAGCGGGCATCAAGCCTTATATTGAATTTGTTGAGACCACGGTGCTCTACTGCGCAACCTTCTTCCTGGGCCTGCTCCTCGGTGTTCTCTGCGAGGCCGGCACCATTCTCAATCCAGTTGTCCTGAAAATCCTGATCCTCGGTTCCACGGCACTGATGTTGTCAGGAGTTGGCGGTCTTATCGGCGGGATTCTCCTGTATTACTTCAGCGGGAAAAAGTATAACCCGGTCATCGGAATTGCCGGGGTTTCCTGTGTGCCGACCACTGCCAAAGTGGCGCAGAAGGTGGTTTTCAAGGCTAATCCCCGCGCGATGATCATGCCGCTTGCCCTTGGCGCCAACGTCAGCGGCGTTATCACGACGGCGATTCTGGCCGGTATTTACTGCACCCTGCTGAAGTAA
- a CDS encoding hybrid sensor histidine kinase/response regulator: MNDFRVAAGSGKRRLLNHREPDENLPLSNAGKSESVPETSPECDFRDDVLQHGQAEDALRNSDALYSTFFETTQSIVLILTSDARIIACSSAAEKLLGCNKEQIIGKSYVDLFVPKKDQTKSRKAILNILKGRDCRNVETEVLVRNSVIRTILWNATRLPGRATRPHGIIAFGQDITERKRMENELLRAQKLEAVGILAGGLAHDFNNLIAAILGNISLVKAGLNPEEKNCIRLIRAEQSCLQARELTNRLITFSDGGKPRRHITSLTSFLQKMVFFTPQSASVLCRYRLPKNLYSVRIDENQIQQVFLHLLRNAEEAMPDGGEIVIEAENFCAASDLPPGLKKGRYVRCSVRDHGKGIAPEFQSRIFEPYYTSKPKGAEKGSGLSLAICYSIIRKHGGTITFSSESGQGTMFSFYLPAVPEDSATVATGRPSLQTMKERILLMDDEEAVRNITSQLLTHLGYEVELAGNGEEAITRFGQAESAGRPFSQVMLDLTIRGGMGGFKTLQKLREINPEVRAIIVSGYTNDPIVEFFDEHGFNASLTKPFTIKQLQTALANSGA, from the coding sequence ATGAATGATTTTCGTGTTGCGGCTGGATCTGGAAAAAGAAGACTGCTGAACCACAGAGAACCGGATGAAAACCTTCCTCTATCGAATGCGGGAAAATCCGAATCAGTACCGGAGACCTCCCCGGAATGCGATTTCCGGGATGATGTCCTCCAGCATGGGCAGGCGGAAGATGCCCTTAGAAACAGTGATGCCCTCTACTCGACATTTTTTGAGACGACCCAGTCGATTGTTCTGATCCTGACTTCGGATGCCCGCATCATCGCATGCAGTTCAGCCGCGGAAAAGCTGCTTGGCTGCAATAAGGAACAAATTATCGGAAAATCCTACGTGGATCTTTTTGTTCCAAAGAAGGATCAGACAAAGTCTCGAAAAGCCATCCTGAACATCCTGAAAGGCAGGGATTGCCGAAACGTCGAAACAGAAGTTCTCGTCCGGAACAGCGTCATCCGGACCATCCTCTGGAACGCCACAAGGCTTCCAGGAAGGGCAACCCGTCCTCATGGAATTATCGCCTTCGGTCAGGATATCACGGAACGGAAACGGATGGAGAATGAACTCCTCCGGGCCCAGAAGCTGGAAGCCGTCGGCATTCTGGCAGGCGGTCTCGCACACGATTTCAACAATCTGATTGCTGCCATCCTCGGCAACATCTCCCTGGTTAAAGCGGGGTTGAATCCCGAGGAAAAGAACTGCATCAGATTAATCCGCGCTGAACAATCCTGTCTGCAGGCCAGGGAACTGACCAACCGCCTGATCACGTTTTCAGACGGGGGCAAACCGCGGCGGCATATCACATCCCTGACTTCATTTCTTCAAAAAATGGTCTTTTTTACCCCGCAAAGCGCCAGTGTGCTCTGCCGGTACAGGCTTCCCAAAAATCTTTACTCCGTCCGTATCGATGAGAATCAGATACAGCAGGTATTTCTTCATCTTCTCCGCAATGCCGAGGAAGCCATGCCCGACGGGGGTGAAATCGTCATTGAGGCCGAAAATTTCTGTGCGGCATCGGATCTTCCTCCAGGTTTGAAAAAAGGACGGTATGTGCGCTGTTCCGTCCGGGATCACGGAAAGGGCATCGCGCCGGAATTCCAGTCCAGGATCTTCGAGCCCTACTACACCTCAAAACCAAAAGGGGCCGAAAAAGGCTCCGGGCTCAGTCTGGCCATCTGTTACTCTATCATCAGGAAACATGGTGGAACCATTACATTCTCTTCCGAATCCGGACAAGGAACTATGTTCAGTTTTTATCTGCCGGCCGTCCCGGAAGACAGCGCCACCGTCGCGACTGGCAGACCTTCTCTTCAGACGATGAAGGAACGGATTCTTCTGATGGATGATGAGGAAGCGGTGCGGAACATAACCAGTCAGCTTCTTACTCATCTGGGCTACGAGGTTGAGCTGGCAGGAAACGGGGAAGAGGCAATCACCCGCTTCGGCCAGGCCGAATCAGCAGGCCGACCTTTCTCCCAGGTCATGCTCGACCTGACCATCCGCGGAGGCATGGGAGGTTTCAAAACCCTTCAGAAGCTCCGCGAGATCAATCCCGAAGTCCGGGCCATCATCGTCAGCGGATATACGAACGATCCCATTGTCGAATTCTTCGATGAGCATGGCTTTAACGCCTCGCTGACAAAACCCTTTACCATTAAGCAGCTCCAGACGGCCCTTGCAAATTCAGGGGCGTAA
- a CDS encoding ISL3 family transposase, with translation MSTSFLYHGFSLVGYDYVRTRYEGRSITFTIRHKRSKLCCPVCRSREIIMRGTTRRRFRSIPIGFKNVFFDLSVQRVGCLRCGSIRQVSLGFADPRFSYTRAFERYALELSKHMTIQDVAAHLSVSWDVIKEIQKRDLTKRFSRPFLKDLRRIAIDEISIRKGHRYLTVVLDMTKGTIVYVGDGKGADALDSFWKKVKRAEAKIEAVAMDMSPAYISAVSTHLPKATIVFDHFHVIKLFNDKLSGLRRDLYREAKDLLQKKVLKGTRWLLLKNPENLDSSKGEKARLNDALQLNQPLACAYYLKEDLRQVWFQPTKEKARLVLVDWIKRAETSGIKMLKKFAKSLAAFQSGILSYYDYRISSAPLEGTNNKIKTMKRMAYGFRDIEFFKLKIMAIHEAKYALVG, from the coding sequence ATGTCCACGAGTTTTCTTTACCACGGATTCAGCCTCGTCGGCTACGATTATGTTAGGACGCGATACGAAGGAAGAAGTATCACGTTCACCATACGCCACAAAAGGAGCAAGCTTTGCTGTCCAGTCTGTAGAAGCCGGGAGATCATCATGCGAGGAACGACCCGGAGACGGTTTCGAAGCATTCCCATCGGTTTCAAGAATGTGTTCTTCGATCTCAGCGTTCAGCGGGTGGGCTGCCTTCGTTGCGGCAGTATTCGTCAAGTGTCGCTGGGATTTGCTGATCCCCGGTTTTCTTACACCCGTGCTTTTGAGCGATATGCCTTGGAATTGTCGAAACACATGACAATCCAGGATGTAGCTGCACATCTGTCGGTATCCTGGGACGTGATCAAGGAAATTCAGAAACGGGATTTGACGAAGAGGTTTTCCAGACCTTTTCTGAAGGATCTTCGGAGAATTGCCATCGATGAGATCTCGATTCGCAAGGGGCATCGGTATCTGACTGTTGTTTTGGATATGACCAAAGGGACGATCGTCTATGTCGGTGATGGCAAGGGAGCCGATGCGCTTGACTCTTTCTGGAAAAAGGTCAAACGTGCCGAAGCCAAGATTGAAGCCGTTGCCATGGATATGTCTCCCGCTTACATCAGCGCTGTATCGACTCATCTTCCGAAAGCGACGATTGTTTTTGACCATTTTCATGTCATCAAGCTCTTCAACGACAAATTGTCCGGGCTAAGAAGAGACCTTTATCGAGAGGCAAAAGATCTCCTTCAGAAGAAAGTCCTGAAGGGCACCCGCTGGCTTCTCCTGAAAAATCCGGAAAATCTTGACTCATCCAAAGGTGAAAAGGCCCGCTTGAACGATGCCCTCCAGCTAAATCAGCCACTTGCATGCGCCTATTACCTGAAAGAAGATCTCCGACAGGTCTGGTTTCAGCCAACAAAGGAAAAAGCACGCCTGGTATTGGTTGATTGGATCAAGAGGGCGGAAACTTCCGGGATAAAAATGTTGAAAAAGTTTGCGAAGTCACTTGCTGCATTTCAATCCGGTATCCTCTCTTATTATGATTACCGCATCTCGTCGGCTCCCTTAGAAGGCACAAACAACAAAATCAAAACCATGAAACGGATGGCTTATGGGTTCCGGGATATCGAATTCTTCAAACTTAAAATCATGGCCATTCATGAAGCCAAGTACGCTTTAGTCGGATGA
- a CDS encoding cold-shock protein: MPEGKVKWFNEQKGFGFIEKDEGGDVFVHYSAIQSSGFKTLYEGQRVSFEVQTGQKGPAAVNVKPI; this comes from the coding sequence ATGCCGGAAGGGAAAGTAAAATGGTTCAATGAACAAAAAGGATTCGGCTTCATTGAAAAGGATGAGGGCGGTGACGTGTTCGTTCATTACAGTGCCATTCAGAGCAGCGGTTTTAAAACCCTGTACGAAGGACAGCGTGTCAGTTTCGAAGTACAGACAGGTCAGAAGGGACCTGCTGCCGTTAATGTAAAACCTATATAA
- a CDS encoding HD domain-containing phosphohydrolase, whose translation MMDRLKNYFMTYFEQSFVLLVLISIVLIFYFLPNKLAMLNFFYIPILGAAYYINHRGAMLGSIFCVFTVILFAWLYPSNFFVEQTPMNLGLHIVIWGGFLILTGVIVGTLRQNLLNEISQGVTLKTELKVSKKNLEKVSRDLQEHTEHMEDKIKERTHHLEKSKEAVEEMKERVEDALYSTMDPAVVKLLIEKRLRTEKRNISVLFSDLKSFTTFSEASQPEIVVTQLNRLFAEMETILLEYKAHIDKYMGDGIMAEFGAPTHYDRHALMAVMAAMKMQNWVRSSDFPLKMRIGIATGEAIVGLIGQKRQSYTALGDVVNLASRIEQRCTEGLVTIDETTYEAVNRYVAAKPLIAQQADTSDPGLSKQIEECAIRLNTNENDPELLTEMGLLLMACDHIEDAHAYISRALHIAPDNKRIKIAFAESSMKMEKSQALKIKGKRRLIRLYEVTGMLDPLEDLETLPPHIPETYRRIVDSLVEFPSYAIDSVEAIDGSVGHARVVGLLSYALADMLDLPDKEKKDILLGGYFCDVGKTIVPQHILNRRESLSEKEFEEMTKHSRESARILKKIGYDNEALFDIVAAHHERYNGSGYPSGLSGENIPLGARIVAVADSYDALTSWRPYRSSWNYQAAYSEVRKMTELGAYDPRIVDCLGQLLRL comes from the coding sequence ATGATGGACCGTCTCAAGAACTATTTCATGACGTATTTTGAACAAAGCTTTGTCCTTCTTGTCCTGATCAGCATTGTTCTTATTTTTTATTTTCTCCCCAACAAGCTGGCCATGCTCAACTTCTTCTACATCCCCATTCTCGGAGCAGCCTACTATATCAATCATCGGGGCGCCATGCTGGGCTCCATCTTCTGTGTTTTTACCGTTATCCTCTTTGCCTGGCTCTATCCCAGCAATTTTTTTGTTGAACAGACTCCGATGAACCTGGGACTTCATATCGTCATCTGGGGCGGCTTCCTCATCCTCACCGGCGTGATCGTAGGCACTCTGCGACAGAATCTGCTGAATGAAATCTCTCAGGGCGTCACATTGAAAACCGAACTGAAGGTCAGCAAGAAAAACCTGGAAAAGGTCAGCCGTGATCTTCAGGAACATACGGAGCATATGGAAGACAAAATCAAAGAGCGCACCCATCACCTGGAAAAATCCAAAGAAGCCGTGGAAGAAATGAAGGAGCGGGTTGAAGACGCTCTTTACTCCACCATGGATCCCGCGGTTGTCAAGCTTCTGATAGAAAAACGCCTTCGTACGGAAAAGCGAAACATTTCCGTCCTGTTTTCCGATCTCAAATCTTTCACGACCTTTTCTGAAGCAAGCCAGCCGGAAATCGTCGTCACGCAGCTCAACCGGTTATTTGCAGAGATGGAAACCATCCTGCTCGAATACAAAGCGCATATCGACAAATACATGGGGGACGGCATCATGGCCGAGTTTGGCGCTCCCACACATTACGACCGGCATGCTCTGATGGCTGTCATGGCCGCCATGAAAATGCAGAATTGGGTCCGGAGCAGCGATTTCCCATTAAAAATGCGGATCGGAATCGCCACGGGCGAGGCCATTGTCGGACTGATCGGACAAAAGCGGCAGTCTTATACCGCCCTGGGCGACGTCGTGAACCTGGCCAGCCGGATCGAACAGCGATGCACGGAAGGGCTGGTCACCATCGATGAGACCACCTATGAAGCGGTCAATCGCTATGTGGCCGCCAAACCGTTGATTGCCCAGCAGGCCGATACATCCGACCCCGGATTGAGCAAGCAAATCGAAGAATGCGCCATCCGGCTGAATACCAACGAAAACGATCCGGAACTGCTGACGGAGATGGGATTGCTCCTGATGGCATGCGATCATATTGAAGACGCTCATGCCTACATCAGCCGCGCCCTTCACATCGCACCGGACAACAAACGGATAAAAATCGCCTTCGCGGAAAGCTCGATGAAAATGGAAAAGTCACAAGCTCTTAAGATAAAGGGGAAGCGGCGATTGATCCGCCTTTACGAAGTGACAGGCATGCTGGATCCCCTGGAGGATCTGGAAACCCTGCCGCCGCATATCCCGGAGACATACCGCAGGATTGTCGACAGCCTGGTTGAGTTCCCAAGTTATGCCATTGACTCCGTCGAGGCCATCGACGGCAGTGTCGGTCATGCCCGGGTCGTGGGGCTTTTGTCCTATGCCCTGGCCGATATGCTGGACCTTCCTGACAAGGAGAAGAAGGATATTCTCCTGGGCGGGTATTTCTGCGATGTCGGGAAAACGATCGTACCCCAGCACATTTTGAACCGCAGAGAGAGCCTGTCGGAAAAAGAATTCGAAGAAATGACCAAGCACAGCAGAGAAAGTGCCCGGATTCTGAAAAAAATCGGCTATGATAATGAAGCGCTTTTTGATATCGTTGCGGCCCATCATGAACGGTACAACGGCTCCGGCTATCCTTCCGGACTTTCCGGAGAGAATATTCCTCTGGGGGCCCGGATTGTTGCCGTTGCAGACAGTTACGACGCCCTTACCTCCTGGCGGCCGTATCGCAGCAGTTGGAACTATCAGGCCGCGTATTCGGAAGTGCGAAAAATGACGGAACTGGGGGCATATGATCCCCGGATTGTGGACTGTCTTGGACAGCTCCTGAGATTGTAA
- a CDS encoding PG0541 family transporter-associated protein, with protein MKMMLAVYSEIVDDDVMSALTVADIRKYTKMERVIGRSPETDEQAKLGTLYWPERYILLMIAAQDEEVAKITDMFRQLKKEHPVKGGYHVFMLPMEQLL; from the coding sequence ATGAAGATGATGTTAGCTGTCTATTCGGAGATAGTGGACGATGATGTTATGTCAGCCTTAACGGTAGCGGATATCAGAAAATATACCAAGATGGAAAGAGTCATCGGAAGAAGTCCGGAAACGGATGAACAGGCTAAACTCGGGACCCTTTACTGGCCGGAAAGATACATCTTGTTGATGATCGCCGCTCAGGACGAGGAAGTTGCAAAAATTACAGACATGTTCCGTCAGTTGAAAAAAGAGCATCCCGTAAAAGGAGGCTATCACGTGTTCATGCTTCCCATGGAACAACTGCTTTAA
- a CDS encoding sodium ion-translocating decarboxylase subunit beta: METGFPLFYWGNALMIAIALVLIYLAIAKEMEPLLLVPIGFGMILVNLPLGGMMDYEMMLKAPQAGTVVEVSTQEGKGFDKGGVICKLDSGEVVAPVFGRVDKLNVEQGQHVEKGQVIASILTMEQTDQAVLPSRPVGLLSRIFQFGVMWQILPPLMFLCLGALTDFGPMLANPKTLLLGAAAQFGVYLAFFMALFVGFSLPEAASIGIIGGAEGPTTIYVSSVLAPHIIGATAVACYSYMALVPIIIPPVIRLLTTKKERGIFMKPSMRKVSKLEKILFPLITAIIVILIVPTSAALMGCFMIGNLFKECGVTERLNKTAQTTFVDLITIFLTLAIGASMPAQNFLQSKTLLVLVLGVVSFAAAAGAGVLLAKFMNLFLKEKINPMIGGAGVSAVPMSARVVQVMGQKENPKNFLLMHAMGPNVAGAIGAAIAGGVFIGILG; this comes from the coding sequence ATGGAGACTGGTTTCCCTTTGTTTTACTGGGGAAACGCCCTGATGATCGCGATAGCGCTCGTACTCATATATCTGGCAATTGCCAAGGAAATGGAACCCCTTTTGCTGGTTCCCATCGGATTCGGAATGATTCTGGTCAACCTGCCCCTCGGGGGAATGATGGACTACGAAATGATGCTGAAGGCTCCTCAGGCCGGGACGGTAGTTGAAGTATCGACACAGGAGGGGAAAGGCTTCGATAAAGGAGGCGTCATATGCAAGCTCGATTCGGGTGAGGTCGTCGCCCCCGTCTTCGGGCGGGTTGACAAACTGAATGTGGAACAAGGCCAGCATGTTGAAAAGGGGCAAGTGATAGCCTCCATCTTAACGATGGAACAGACCGACCAGGCAGTGCTGCCCTCACGTCCCGTAGGGCTACTTTCCCGAATCTTTCAATTCGGTGTAATGTGGCAGATTCTTCCGCCTTTGATGTTTCTGTGCCTGGGTGCTCTAACCGATTTCGGTCCCATGCTTGCCAACCCAAAAACTCTGCTCCTGGGAGCAGCGGCGCAGTTCGGTGTCTACCTGGCATTCTTCATGGCGCTTTTCGTTGGATTCAGCCTTCCTGAGGCGGCATCCATCGGGATCATCGGGGGAGCCGAGGGGCCCACGACCATTTATGTCAGCTCCGTGCTCGCTCCACATATCATCGGGGCTACCGCCGTAGCCTGTTACTCTTACATGGCACTTGTTCCCATCATCATTCCTCCCGTGATACGGCTCCTGACCACGAAGAAGGAACGGGGAATCTTCATGAAGCCGTCAATGAGAAAGGTGTCAAAGCTGGAGAAGATACTCTTTCCCCTGATTACAGCGATTATCGTCATACTGATTGTACCCACCTCCGCCGCCCTGATGGGATGTTTCATGATAGGAAATCTCTTCAAGGAGTGCGGCGTTACGGAACGACTCAACAAAACCGCACAAACGACCTTTGTTGATCTCATCACCATTTTTCTGACCCTTGCCATCGGTGCGTCGATGCCGGCTCAGAATTTTCTTCAATCCAAGACACTCCTGGTTCTTGTCCTGGGCGTCGTCTCCTTTGCCGCCGCGGCAGGGGCAGGCGTGCTTCTTGCCAAGTTTATGAACCTTTTCCTGAAGGAGAAGATCAACCCGATGATTGGGGGTGCCGGTGTCTCTGCTGTTCCCATGTCCGCTCGGGTCGTTCAGGTCATGGGTCAAAAAGAGAACCCAAAGAACTTTTTGCTGATGCACGCCATGGGACCGAATGTCGCGGGAGCTATCGGCGCGGCGATTGCCGGTGGTGTTTTCATTGGAATACTGGGATAG
- a CDS encoding PAS domain S-box protein, with translation MNRDERIQQEKITEYDVLYQQFFDKESPFPVDQDSADILKKQADALREQAELLDLAEDLIMVLDMEHRILFWNRGAEKKYGWSRGDVRGENVHYLLNTRFPQCLKEIEKTLIACGRWEGELIQARRDGCPILVESRWTLRCNERGKPLAILEINNDISQRKHAEAMLKKTLEELEGRIQERTADLQKVNAELHEEIVERKRMEEVLKKQQMELKIKTKNLEELNAALKVLLKKREEDKNELEENVLSNVKNMVLPYVKKIRMTALDATQLNYINILETNLNEITSSFHHKLTSRSLNLTPREVQVAALIKDGRTTKEIAELMNVCPGAVALHRNHIRKKLGLNKKKVNLASHLSSLP, from the coding sequence ATGAACAGGGATGAAAGAATACAGCAGGAAAAAATAACGGAATATGATGTGCTGTATCAGCAGTTCTTTGACAAGGAGAGTCCTTTTCCCGTTGATCAGGATTCTGCGGATATCTTGAAGAAACAGGCCGACGCTCTGCGGGAACAGGCGGAATTGCTTGATCTGGCCGAGGATCTCATCATGGTTCTTGATATGGAGCATCGCATTCTGTTCTGGAATCGGGGGGCCGAGAAGAAATACGGCTGGAGTCGAGGCGATGTCCGGGGTGAGAATGTACACTACCTGCTCAATACTCGTTTTCCGCAGTGCCTCAAGGAAATTGAAAAAACCCTGATCGCATGCGGCCGCTGGGAAGGCGAACTCATCCAGGCTCGGCGGGACGGCTGCCCGATCCTGGTGGAAAGCCGGTGGACACTGAGGTGCAATGAGCGGGGTAAACCTCTGGCTATTCTGGAAATCAACAATGATATCAGTCAGCGCAAGCATGCGGAGGCCATGCTGAAGAAGACACTGGAAGAGCTGGAAGGCCGCATTCAGGAACGAACAGCGGACCTGCAAAAAGTCAACGCGGAATTACATGAAGAAATCGTTGAGAGGAAGCGGATGGAGGAGGTTCTGAAAAAGCAACAGATGGAACTGAAGATCAAAACAAAGAACCTTGAGGAATTGAACGCAGCACTTAAAGTCCTTCTTAAAAAACGTGAGGAAGATAAAAACGAGCTGGAAGAAAATGTGCTTTCCAATGTAAAAAACATGGTTCTTCCCTATGTGAAAAAGATTAGAATGACGGCTCTTGACGCCACTCAATTGAATTATATTAATATTCTGGAAACGAATTTGAATGAAATCACTTCATCGTTTCACCACAAATTGACATCCCGGTCACTGAACCTGACCCCGCGGGAGGTTCAGGTGGCTGCGTTAATCAAAGATGGGAGAACAACCAAGGAAATTGCCGAATTGATGAACGTCTGTCCCGGGGCGGTGGCTCTCCACAGGAATCATATCCGGAAAAAACTCGGGCTGAATAAAAAAAAGGTCAATCTGGCATCGCACCTTTCTTCCCTGCCCTGA